Genomic DNA from Brassica rapa cultivar Chiifu-401-42 chromosome A04, CAAS_Brap_v3.01, whole genome shotgun sequence:
AAGTAGTAAACCCACTTCAAGATAATATACTCtcatctaataaatgaaaacggACATTTTTTAATCTAGATCCATAAGCCAGTTGTCTTGATCATGGGAGGATTCCTTTGAACTGAACTCTAGGAATCATTCTCATCTTACATCAATTCATATTCATTAAATTCTAATTTTACATATTTCAGATCTTCTCgtcaaatgcaaataaaaaatgatagaaTCTTTTTATCAGGCTTATAAAAGCCCAGTTAATTTTTTGGTCCAGAAATGTCGAAGTCCGGAGTAAACGCATTTTCTTCAACCCATTTTTCAGGTTATTATTATTCCATAGaacttttttttgctaaaactatTCCATGGAACTTGCAAAAGAAGATACTAACTTTTTTAGAATCTGTGGCTCTTTGTGACAAAACAGGGCAACATTTGAACATATAGAAAATACTCAATTTCGCGGCTAAAACAAGTTAAAGTTTCCATGCAATGATCAGctcctcatcttcttcagtAACCATATCTTTCTTGTTACTGCTTATGATCATGTTCTGGAAGAGTATAGAGTGAAGAAGCATCTTCTTTTGTGGATTTGATGGTTATGGAACATAAGTTAGTAGTAGATAAAGAAAGATGAGAACCGACACAAACCGAAACATTTAAAAACGCCAACTTGAAAATTGACacgaaaagaaaacaaacaaggCCCAAGAatccaagaccatgcaagcctTTTATATACACAGAGTGAAAACCATAGTCTAGAGAACCCTTACACGACCATAAGTTACTAATATAATAAACCTTAAACTTATATGTAGCTAAACCACTCATAGTCATACCTAATTACACGATTATTATTAATCCATACTTTCATCATTCTCTAACGACGAAGAGCTCTTCAACATCGTTGTCATCTTCTTAACCTCATCGctcgaatatataaatatcttctTAGCCATCTTGCAAAACTCACTGCACaaagacaaacaaaaaacattcaaTAATGCAACcgttaaaaaagtaaaaaatggtTTTACTACTAGTAGTTGCTTACTTCCATGGATCATCTCCAGCAAGCATCATGTCACCTTCATCATCTGTGAAGACAACGACCCATTTCTCTCGAGTAAGAAGCTGTCCTTTGATCTCAAACATCTCCTCAAGCTCCTTAATCAGTTCATTATACGATTTCAACAGCGTTAAATCAACTGCACGACCAACAGCCACCCCTTGCATGATTACTTTGGTTCTTGTCCTTTGTTTTTGTTGCTTCTTAGGCTCATTAGCTGCGCTTGGAGTGATGGGTTCTTGACACTTGTCTGGAGGAATTGGAGCAGGAGGGTTGCTTGTGAGATCGAATCCAAACAACCTATAGCAACTACTCGCagagggaggaggaggagaaggagtcTCTTGGCTCTGAGGGAAGCCATACAAGAAAGAAGGCGGAGCTGGAGTCAAAACAGATGATTCTACAGGTCTTGACCGCTTGCATTTGGGTTGTGATTGCTGAGCAGGTGTTGAAACTGGGGGAGATGACAAGAAAGGCTCAATCTCCCATGGTGAGACTCTGTCTGGTCTCTGAAATGTTGTTGGCTCATCCCATTGGACCTGCAATGATCTCCATGTAGAAGCTGGCCATTGTGAAGATAGATCTCCAATTCCCACAATAGTACCAGTAAACCTGAAGAAACTCAATGATTCAGAATCAAGAACACTGAAGTAATGATCAGAAAAATGGAGTCTTACATTCTTTCAGGAGACTCTTCTCCTTCAAATCTCATTCTGAATCTGGTACCAAGAGAGAATCCATGCTTCATAGCTTCCATATACTTGTTCACTCCCACTATGAACTGGCTTATCCTGAGaagacaaaaaaattattatcttaagCCTAAGTCCTAAAAAACATAGAAGAGTATAATCATGTAATAATGTTTACCTAGGCTTGTAAAACACAAGGAATATAGTTTTGGTAACAACAGCATGAGAAGCTGTAGCAAGGACTCCCAAATGCATGCTCTGACTTGAGATAACCGAAGTAGGCATTGTGCTCTGATGCCTAGCTAAACGCCTCACTCCAACTCTCAAATCCCCATTCTCACCCCTGAAACACACATGAGTTTCATCAAGACTAAAACAAGATTATAGTAAAGTTTCTTCAGAAGAAGTAGTACCTCAAGAACACAAAGGCATCTCCAGCTACAAGTCTTTTGGAGGATACAAATGTACTCCAACCCGTTGTAAGCAAATGCCTCCTAGGTTGTCCTaaacccaacaaaaaaaaaacaattaatccCTTAGTTTCCAACAAAATCAAGTTtcagaaagaaaagaaattccaaaaatacatttttatatttttaatgcattATTACTTaatgaaaaaattgtaaacttcaaaaataataattatgctTATTGAAATTCTATTAGTAAAAATTgtggaatataaattttatttacaaaaaagataatatattgatagtcaaaatttaatatgttttcaaaaattctaaaacatagttttttttttaaaacggagagagtatataTATTCCAAGATATAGTAACAATTACCTCGGAATATATGCTTAAACCTCCATTCAAACCCATGAAGATCTCTAGTCACAAGCTCTTGAGTAGGAGTAGCTTGTCCCATGTCCTAAAACGTATTCAATGGAGTGAGAGAAAAGGAGCTAAATTGagattattttttgtatgaAGGAAGTTATTTACCAAGGCAGGCAAGCATTCAGTGGCGTGTTTACGAAGAACAGAGAATCCACCATGAGTGCTTGTATCTGACGCCGTTAGAATCTTTACAAACGAGTGGAACATTTGTTTTGTTGGTTCAACAAGGGGTGGATCAAGACTTGTAAGTTCACTTTgctacaaaataaataaataaaatttaatcctttttattaaatacaattttttttttaagtcttctTTTAGAACTTACATCTTCCTCTGGTTTTAATGTGATCTGAGCGTAAACTTCATCTGTGTCATGCTCAGCCTATACACATCCAaaacatgttaaaaaaaaaacagattcatCATGGTGGGGAAAAAAACAAGAGATGTTATGATTCAAAGTTTTCACCTTTAACATGACACTGAGAACTCGACAAAGTATCTTTGGAGGAAGTTTGAAATCAGGTATCTCCTCTGATTCAATTCCCTGATTAGTTGAAGCCACAagctaccaaaaaaaaaaacaaaaaaacagaactcAGAAAAGAGAATGAGGTAAAGAAGTAAAAGGAGGTTAATTTGGTAAAAAAGACATACTTGTTCCATGTGACCCTGAGGGAAGTAGAAAACTTTCTCTCCAGCAAGAGGAACCTCCACCAATGGACCTGCACAAGCTTTCCATAGCTCTGTGTATAGCTCATCGTTATAAGACCCTGCAaacaaaccaacaaaaaaatgcAAACTTTAAAGTGGGTTTTACTTAAAAACTGAGATAATGATGgaaaaattgaaactttacgaAGTA
This window encodes:
- the ARF18-2 gene encoding auxin response factor 18 is translated as MANVDGDDLRTSLSRSYNDELYTELWKACAGPLVEVPLAGEKVFYFPQGHMEQLVASTNQGIESEEIPDFKLPPKILCRVLSVMLKAEHDTDEVYAQITLKPEEDQSELTSLDPPLVEPTKQMFHSFVKILTASDTSTHGGFSVLRKHATECLPALDMGQATPTQELVTRDLHGFEWRFKHIFRGQPRRHLLTTGWSTFVSSKRLVAGDAFVFLRGENGDLRVGVRRLARHQSTMPTSVISSQSMHLGVLATASHAVVTKTIFLVFYKPRISQFIVGVNKYMEAMKHGFSLGTRFRMRFEGEESPERMFTGTIVGIGDLSSQWPASTWRSLQVQWDEPTTFQRPDRVSPWEIEPFLSSPPVSTPAQQSQPKCKRSRPVESSVLTPAPPSFLYGFPQSQETPSPPPPSASSCYRLFGFDLTSNPPAPIPPDKCQEPITPSAANEPKKQQKQRTRTKVIMQGVAVGRAVDLTLLKSYNELIKELEEMFEIKGQLLTREKWVVVFTDDEGDMMLAGDDPWNEFCKMAKKIFIYSSDEVKKMTTMLKSSSSLENDESMD